In a genomic window of Quercus lobata isolate SW786 chromosome 4, ValleyOak3.0 Primary Assembly, whole genome shotgun sequence:
- the LOC115985212 gene encoding uncharacterized protein LOC115985212, whose protein sequence is MDDLSIRWKSLTLSEKEGSGLALNSDQATSKFSLVARFLTKRPINLDAIANTFNPLWRTKTGFKMKYIGDHLVLFSFDSKEDVDRVIAVEPWSFDKNLMVVSRYENETEMIAISTSSPNHIDGMVGEDQENKFRLTCIYGFADPARKNDTWDLLRHLRASSSVPWVCVGDFNEILWSHEKCGLGPRSELQMKAFRNVLDELDLKDLGFVGKKFTWKGRRHGGYVLERLDRAVANSLWLAKNPGTKVQNLHSNSSDHQAILVKPEGITPNPNRPFKFEQMWLKDSGCSATVKSAWVPPMVGITMPEVAGKVKVCGSKLSEWSKNSFGSVKNRLEEKKKLLEKAELAAAKERSHAFFLTCGDRNTAYFHSKASQRFRRNRILGLKNAQNNWCTEVNQIKEITVEYYQALFSTSSPSDFGDILDKIQPSVTEEMNAKLLREFNKEEVVLAVNQMKAISAPGPDGMPPLFFQSFWNIVSDDVCFAVLDCLNNCKIPEEINLTHIALIPKVKSPERIFEFRPISLCSVIYKLVSKVLANRLKCLLSEIISENQSAFQAGRVITDNILMAFETLHYMKHHQSGKLGFMALKLDMSKAYDRVEWKYLELIMKSMGFVDKWVALMMECISTVSYSILINGEPSQTIHPTRGIRQGDPLSPFLFLFCSKGLHSLLRHSAETGHIRGISICRKGPRLTHLFFVDDSILFCRASTSECLKIENILDSYERASGQQLNKSKTSLFFSKSTPAETIDQITSLMGAQEVKQYQKYLGLPTLVGRNKKASLRFIKEWVWAKLQGWKEQLLSQAGREVLLKAVIQAIPTFAMSCFKLPITLCNDIEQLIRKFWWGHRGNQRKIHWSKWSTLCLPKDMGGLGFKDLQKFNEALLAKQVWRLLEDKPSLFHRFFKLKFFPRGSIFDAKEGRGSFAWNSILKSRELIKKGSQWRVGNGENIPIFGAKWLLDPQYPEIQSAPTFFGEDAKVAILIDNDRKSWIDEVIDNNFLVHEARVIKAIPLSLIEVVDKLCWYSNLDGLYLVKGGYKLLMSEDQNSNVVASPGSLPKSSWRSLWKLNTPNRIKTLLWRAISNALPTRANLIKRKVLTDPTCQACGLAPETSLHALWSCPKLSSVWAVHFSLLRNEASGSSSFREVFQLCLEKSHPPDLFAMISYQIWFRRNKVRIGEVVEDLKLVNSLARDALQEFQQANIAPLKSPPALSIPKWVPPPSGWVKANFDGAIFQDRDAAGLGIIIRNDYGLVMAALTQIIPLPTSVETVEVLAARRAVIFAFELGFD, encoded by the exons ATGGATGACTTGTCAATCCGATGGAAATCCCTTACTCTATCCGAAAAAGAGGGTTCAGGACTAGCTCTGAACTCCGACCAAGccacttcaaaattttccttgGTGGCTCGATTCCTAACCAAACGACCGATCAACCTGGACGCCATAGCAAATACATTCAACCCCTTGTGGAGGACAAAAACGGGATTCAAAATGAAATACATTGGAGATCATTTGGTACTTTTCTCCTTTGATTCCAAAGAAGATGTTGACAGAGTCATAGCAGTAGAGCCATGGAGCTTTGACAAAAATCTCATGGTGGTCTCAAGATATGAAAACGAAACGGAGATG ATTGCTATATCAACTTCATCGCCGAATCACATCGACGGCATGGTGGGCGAAGACCAGGAAAATAAGTTTCGTCTAACCTGTATTTACGGCTTTGCTGACCCAGCTAGGAAAAACGACACTTGGGATCTCCTGCGCCATCTCCGTGCAAGCTCCTCTGTGCCGTGGGTTTGCGTAggggatttcaatgaaatcCTCTGGTCTCACGAGAAATGTGGCTTGGGTCCTAGAAGTGAGCTGCAAATGAAAGCCTTTCGTAATGTCTTGGACGAGCTCGATCTgaaggatttgggttttgtaggGAAAAAATTCACTTGGAAAGGGCGTCGACATGGTGGCTATGTGCTTGAGCGGCTGGATAGAGCAGTTGCAAACTCTCTTTGGCTCGCAAAAAACCCGGGCACAAAAGTTCAGAACCTCCATTCCAACTCATCGGATCACCAAGCCATCCTGGTGAAGCCTGAAGGTATCACCCCTAATCCAAATCGCCCCTTTAAATTTGAACAAATGTGGCTTAAGGATAGTGGGTGTAGTGCCACTGTCAAAAGCGCATGGGTCCCTCCTATGGTGGGGATTACAATGCCGGAGGTGGCAGGGAAGGTTAAAGTCTGTGGCTCGAAGTTGTCGGAATGGAGCAAAAACTCCTTTGGCAGCGTCAAAAATAGgcttgaagaaaagaaaaaactcctTGAAAAAGCTGAATTGGCCGCGGCTAAGGAG CGTTCTCACGCGTTTTTCCTGACCTGTGGTGACAGGAATACTGCTTACTTTCACAGTAAGGCTTCCCAAAGATTCAGGAGGAATAGGATTTTGGGCTTGAAAAATGCTCAGAATAATTGGTGTACGGAAGTGAATCAAATTAAAGAAATCACAGTTGAGTATTACCAAGCTCTATTTTCCACCTCCTCACCATCTGATTTTGGGGACATCCTGGACAAAATTCAACCATCAGTAACTGAAGAAATGAATGCAAAGCTACTAAGGGAGTTCAACAAGGAAGAAGTGGTACTAGCAGTAAACCAGATGAAAGCCATTTCAGCCCCTGGTCCCGACGGTATGCCCCCTCTCTTCTTTCAATCTTTTTGGAATATAGTTAGTGATGATGTCTGTTTTGCTGTGTTAGATTGCCTGAATAACTGTAAGATCCCAGAAGAAATAAACCTTACTCATATTGCATTAATTCCAAAAGTTAAATCACCAGAAAGAATTTTTGAATTCCGTCCTATAAGTTTATGCAGTGTGATTTATAAGTTGGTATCTAAGGTGCTGGCCAATAGACTTAAGTGTTTACTGTCTGAAATTATTTCAGAGAACCAAAGTGCCTTTCAGGCAGGTAGGGTTATCACAGACAACATATTGATGGCTTTCGAAACTCTGCATTACATGAAGCATCACCAGTCGGGCAAGTTGGGATTCATGGCGTTGAAATTAGATATGAGCAAAGCGTACGACCGGGTTGAATGGAAATATCTAGAGTTAATTATGAAGAGTATGGGTTTTGTTGACAAGTGGGTGGCCTTAATGATGGAATGTATTTCAACAGTTAGCTACTCGATACTCATTAACGGTGAACCCTCTCAAACTATCCACCCTACTAGAGGAATCAGACAGGGAGACCCGCTCTCCCCATTCCTCTTCCTTTTCTGCTCTAAAGGTCTCCATAGCCTTCTCCGCCATTCTGCAGAAACTGGCCACATCAGGGGGATCTCCATTTGTAGAAAGGGCCCCCGACTAACTCACCTCTTCTTTGTTGACGACAGCATTCTTTTCTGTAGAGCCTCTACTTCGGAATGCCTCAAGATCGAAAACATTTTGGACAGCTATGAAAGAGCCTCCGGGCAGCAGTTAAATAAGTCTAagacttctctctttttcagcaaaTCTACCCCAGCTGAAACCATTGATCAAATCACTAGTTTAATGGGAGCTCAGGAGGTCAAGCAATATCAGAAATACCTCGGTCTCCCTACCCTAGTGGGCAGAAACAAGAAAGCAAGTCTTAGATTTATCAAGGAGTGGGTGTGGGCCAAACTTCAGGGTTGGAAAGAGCAGCTCCTCTCCCAAGCGGGTCGAGAAGTATTGTTGAAGGCGGTGATTCAGGCCATCCCTACCTTTGCCATGAGTTGCTTTAAACTCCCCATCACCCTATGCAATGACATAGAGCAATTAATCCGCAAATTCTGGTGGGGTCACAGGGGAAACCAAAGGAAGATTCATTGGTCTAAATGGAGCACTCTCTGCCTTCCAAAAGACATGGGCGGCTTAGGTTTTAAGGATCTTCAGAAATTTAATGAAGCTTTGTTGGCTAAGCAAGTGTGGCGTCTCTTGGAGGATAAGCCCTCTCTCTTCCACAGGTTTTTCAAGTTGAAGTTCTTCCCTAGAGGCTCTATTTTTGATGCAAAGGAAGGCAGGGGTTCTTTTGCTTGGAATAGTATCCTTAAAAGCCGAGAACTTATTAAAAAAGGGTCCCAATGGCGTGTGGGAAATGGAGAAAACATTCCAATATTCGGAGCCAAATGGCTTCTTGACCCTCAATATCCAGAAATACAATCTGCTCCTACTTTCTTCGGCGAAGATGCTAAGGTGGCTATTTTGATTGATAACGATCGAAAAAGCTGGATTGATGAGGTAATTGACAATAATTTCCTGGTCCATGAAGCTAGAGTGATCAAAGCAATCCCTCTAAGCCTCATTGAAGTAGTTGACAAACTTTGTTGGTATAGCAATTTAGATGGTCTGTATTTGGTGAAAGGGGGTTACAAACTCCTTATGAGCGAGGATCAAAACTCTAATGTTGTAGCTTCCCCGGGGTCCTTGCCAAAGAGCTCGTGGAGGAGTCTTTGGAAATTGAACACCCCTAACAGAATAAAGACTTTGTTGTGGCGCGCCATTTCAAATGCCTTACCAACCCGGGCTAACCTGATTAAGAGGAAAGTCCTCACTGACCCAACTTGTCAGGCTTGCGGTTTGGCTCCTGAGACATCCTTACATGCCCTCTGGTCTTGTCCTAAGCTATCTAGTGTGTGGGCCGTGCACTTTAGCTTACTGAGAAATGAAGCTAGTGGAAGCTCTTCCTTCCGTGAAGTCTTTCAACTGTGTTTGGAGAAGTCTCACCCCCCTGATCTTTTTGCAATGATTTCTTATCAAATTTGGTTCAGGCGCAATAAGGTGAGAATAGGTGAAGTTGTGGAGGATCTGAAATTGGTTAACTCTTTGGCCAGGGATGCCCTTCAAGAATTCCAACAAGCAAACATAGCTCCCCTCAAGTCTCCCCCTGCTCTGAGCATCCCCAAGTGGGTGCCTCCACCTTCGGGTTGGGTCAAAGCTAACTTTGATGGGGCTATTTTCCAGGATCGTGATGCTGCAGGACTTGGTATCATCATCCGAAACGACTATGGTCTTGTAATGGCTGCTCTAACACAAATTATTCCTCTGCCCACTTCAGTGGAGACAGTGGAAGTGTTGGCAGCAAGAAGGGCGGTGATCTTCGCCTTTGAACTGGGATTTGATTAG